One part of the Phragmites australis chromosome 3, lpPhrAust1.1, whole genome shotgun sequence genome encodes these proteins:
- the LOC133912542 gene encoding probable F-box protein At2g36090 isoform X1, translating into MASLSADLFYDILKRLDGAALARAGCACADFRAISNEEDLWENACRSLWPSTRRDDVRSLIISVGGFRKFYADCFTLILNKDVPVQTNETNPFAEEWAESDYYYDDMDEIENSLPSDFVSLIDVWYKDRALYSKIIWGIPNSDGANGWFYNCPFRIDLFHHSTENNENNDGEVFLSTINDLPSVPSMEQERKDGKLWRELNDGIKLSWIIVDQKMKRAVNLTSWHPQGGQRHWPTDTDFVLRFGSVLPAKEVLPCQVAECILLMKFRMTSMGSEETGEHSTLALMELSMQIEDMGGVHLNGRFSLLVLKEALSCHRSRNYDEVLESCNLYLKAQSELKEEKVVAELVISGCITIFWTVGISELLICMLSACKHGQLLLVIDPPSNISRKTRRNKLLVYAIYSCVPDLK; encoded by the exons ATGGCATCGCTGAGTGCCGACCTTTTCTATGACATACTGAAGCGTCTCGATGGTGCAGCTCTAGCAAGAGCAGGCTGTGCTTGTGCTGATTTTCGTGCCATATCAAATGAAGAGGATTTGTGGGAAAATGCTTGCAGATCTTTGTGGCCATCAACAAGACGAGATGATGTTAGGAGCTTAATTATTTCTGTTGGTGGATTCAGGAAGTTTTATGCGGATTGTTTCACCCTTATACTGAACAAAGATGTTCCTGTTCAGACTAATGAAACTAATCCCTTTGCTGAAGAATGGGCAGAGTCTGACTACTACTACGATGACATGGATGAGATTGAAAACTCCTTGCCTTCAGACTTTGTATCGCTAATCGATGTATGGTACAAAGACCGTGCACTCTACTCGAAGATCATATGGGGAATCCCCAACTCAGATGGTGCAAATGGATGGTTCTATAACTGCCCATTCCGGATAGACTTATTTCATCACTCAACTGAAAACAATGAGAATAATGATGGAGAAGTATTCCTATCAACCATCAATGACTTACCATCGGTGCCCTCAATGGAGCAAGAAAGGAAAGATGGGAAACTGTGGAGGGAACTGAATGATGGCATAAAGTTAAGCTGGATCATTGTCGATCAAAAGATGAAGCGGGCAGTGAACCTGACAAGTTGGCACCCGCAAGGTGGGCAGAGGCACTGGCCGACTGATACTGATTTTGTTCTACGGTTCGGGTCTGTCCTTCCGGCAAAGGAGGTCCTGCCATGCCAGGTAGCTGAATGCATTCTGCTCATGAAGTTTCGCATGACAAGCATGGGGAGCGAAGAGACAGGGGAACATTCTACGCTTGCATTGATGGAACTGAGTATGCAGATCGAAGATATGGGCGGTGTTCACCTCAATGGGCGCTTCAGCCTCCTCGTTCTCAAGGAGGCGCTGAGCTGCCACCGGAGCAGGAACTACGATGAGGTGCTGGAGTCTTGCAATTTGTATTTGAAGGCACAGAGTGAGCTGAAAGAGGAGAAG GTCGTCGCAGAGTTGGTCATTTCTGGGTGCATTACAATATTCTGGACGGTGGGTATTTCAGAACTGTTGATATGCATGCTTAGCGCTTGTAAGCACGGCCAACTTTTGCTCGTAATTGATCCACCTTCAAATATTTCCCGGAAAACCCGTCGTAACAAATTATTGGTATATGCTATTTACAGCTGTGTTCCAGATTTAAagtaa
- the LOC133912542 gene encoding probable F-box protein At2g36090 isoform X2 — protein sequence MASLSADLFYDILKRLDGAALARAGCACADFRAISNEEDLWENACRSLWPSTRRDDVRSLIISVGGFRKFYADCFTLILNKDVPVQTNETNPFAEEWAESDYYYDDMDEIENSLPSDFVSLIDVWYKDRALYSKIIWGIPNSDGANGWFYNCPFRIDLFHHSTENNENNDGEVFLSTINDLPSVPSMEQERKDGKLWRELNDGIKLSWIIVDQKMKRAVNLTSWHPQGGQRHWPTDTDFVLRFGSVLPAKEVLPCQVAECILLMKFRMTSMGSEETGEHSTLALMELSMQIEDMGGVHLNGRFSLLVLKEALSCHRSRNYDEVLESCNLYLKAQSELKEEKVRSECRFDTLCIVSGITIFAAVCTMCYRKFENF from the coding sequence ATGGCATCGCTGAGTGCCGACCTTTTCTATGACATACTGAAGCGTCTCGATGGTGCAGCTCTAGCAAGAGCAGGCTGTGCTTGTGCTGATTTTCGTGCCATATCAAATGAAGAGGATTTGTGGGAAAATGCTTGCAGATCTTTGTGGCCATCAACAAGACGAGATGATGTTAGGAGCTTAATTATTTCTGTTGGTGGATTCAGGAAGTTTTATGCGGATTGTTTCACCCTTATACTGAACAAAGATGTTCCTGTTCAGACTAATGAAACTAATCCCTTTGCTGAAGAATGGGCAGAGTCTGACTACTACTACGATGACATGGATGAGATTGAAAACTCCTTGCCTTCAGACTTTGTATCGCTAATCGATGTATGGTACAAAGACCGTGCACTCTACTCGAAGATCATATGGGGAATCCCCAACTCAGATGGTGCAAATGGATGGTTCTATAACTGCCCATTCCGGATAGACTTATTTCATCACTCAACTGAAAACAATGAGAATAATGATGGAGAAGTATTCCTATCAACCATCAATGACTTACCATCGGTGCCCTCAATGGAGCAAGAAAGGAAAGATGGGAAACTGTGGAGGGAACTGAATGATGGCATAAAGTTAAGCTGGATCATTGTCGATCAAAAGATGAAGCGGGCAGTGAACCTGACAAGTTGGCACCCGCAAGGTGGGCAGAGGCACTGGCCGACTGATACTGATTTTGTTCTACGGTTCGGGTCTGTCCTTCCGGCAAAGGAGGTCCTGCCATGCCAGGTAGCTGAATGCATTCTGCTCATGAAGTTTCGCATGACAAGCATGGGGAGCGAAGAGACAGGGGAACATTCTACGCTTGCATTGATGGAACTGAGTATGCAGATCGAAGATATGGGCGGTGTTCACCTCAATGGGCGCTTCAGCCTCCTCGTTCTCAAGGAGGCGCTGAGCTGCCACCGGAGCAGGAACTACGATGAGGTGCTGGAGTCTTGCAATTTGTATTTGAAGGCACAGAGTGAGCTGAAAGAGGAGAAGGTACGCAGCGAATGCCGGTTCGACACACTCTGTATAGTCAGTGGCATTACAATATTTGCTGCCGTCTGTACCATGTGCTATAGAAAGTTCGAGAACTTTTAA